One segment of Mycolicibacterium sp. YH-1 DNA contains the following:
- a CDS encoding NADPH:quinone oxidoreductase family protein, which produces MKALVAQELSGPSGLIYTDVDDIAGDSAVIVDVGAAGVCFPDLLLIKGEYQLKLNPPFVPGTEIAGVVRSAPAGSGVTPGQRVSALSMLGGWAEAVAVSPDAVIPTPDGIDDASATALLGNYYTMYFALERRAALRAGETVLVLGSAGGVGTAAIQIAKAMGAKVIAMVHRTGANEFVESLGADVVLPLTDGWAQAVRDHTDGRGVDVVVDPVGGDAFDDAIRVLATEGRLLVIGFASGGGIPTVKVNRLLLRNVSVVGVGLGEFVNRTPGARAEIGEGVNRLVAGGLRPPPPVRFPLSEGRAAVEALAAGEIRGKLVLEP; this is translated from the coding sequence GTGAAAGCCCTTGTTGCGCAAGAGCTGTCAGGGCCATCTGGCCTGATCTACACCGACGTCGATGACATCGCGGGTGACTCCGCGGTGATCGTCGACGTCGGTGCGGCCGGCGTCTGCTTCCCCGATCTGCTGTTGATCAAGGGTGAGTACCAGCTGAAGCTGAACCCCCCGTTCGTGCCGGGCACCGAGATCGCGGGTGTGGTGCGGTCTGCACCCGCAGGCTCGGGTGTGACCCCGGGCCAAAGGGTCTCGGCGCTGTCGATGCTCGGCGGCTGGGCCGAGGCGGTGGCGGTGTCCCCGGACGCCGTCATCCCCACGCCCGACGGTATCGACGACGCCTCGGCCACGGCGCTGCTCGGCAACTACTACACGATGTACTTCGCGCTTGAGCGCCGGGCCGCGTTGCGAGCCGGTGAGACCGTGCTGGTTCTCGGGTCGGCGGGCGGCGTCGGAACCGCGGCCATTCAGATCGCGAAGGCCATGGGCGCCAAGGTGATTGCGATGGTGCACCGTACCGGCGCCAACGAGTTCGTCGAGTCGCTGGGCGCAGACGTCGTGCTGCCGCTGACTGACGGTTGGGCGCAGGCTGTTCGCGATCACACCGACGGCCGAGGTGTCGACGTGGTGGTCGATCCGGTCGGCGGCGATGCCTTCGACGATGCGATCCGGGTGTTGGCGACCGAGGGACGGCTACTGGTCATCGGATTCGCCTCCGGCGGCGGGATTCCCACCGTCAAGGTGAACCGACTGCTGCTGCGCAACGTCTCGGTCGTTGGTGTGGGGCTTGGCGAGTTCGTGAATCGCACTCCCGGCGCGCGAGCCGAGATCGGCGAGGGCGTGAATCGGCTGGTCGCTGGGGGACTGCGGCCGCCGCCACCTGTGCGCTTCCCGTTGTCGGAGGGGCGTGCTGCCGTGGAGGCTCTTGCGGCGGGTGAGATTCGGGGAAAGCTAGTGCTCGAGCCGTGA
- a CDS encoding SDR family oxidoreductase → MPGVQDRVIVVTGAGGGLGREYALTLAREGACVVVNDLGGSRDGSGAGHNMADQVVTEIKEAGGRAVANYDSVAEAEGAENIIKTAIDEFGAVHGVVSNAGILRDGTFHKMTFENWDAVLKVHLYGGYNVLRAAWPHFREQSFGRIVVATSTSGLFGNFGQANYGAAKLGLVGLINTLAQEGAKYNIKANAVAPIAATRMTEDILPKEVFDKLTPEYVAPVVAYLCTEEVPDTDAVFIVGGGKVQRTALFQNAGVTFSDGVPSIDDVAAKWGEITDLSAAQQAAFKLG, encoded by the coding sequence ATGCCCGGAGTGCAGGATCGCGTTATCGTCGTCACCGGAGCCGGGGGAGGGTTGGGCCGCGAGTACGCCCTGACCCTGGCCCGCGAGGGGGCTTGTGTTGTCGTCAACGATCTCGGCGGCAGCCGCGACGGCAGCGGCGCCGGCCACAACATGGCCGACCAGGTCGTCACCGAGATCAAGGAGGCCGGCGGCCGCGCCGTGGCCAACTATGACAGCGTCGCCGAAGCAGAGGGCGCCGAGAACATCATCAAGACCGCGATCGACGAGTTCGGTGCGGTCCACGGTGTGGTCAGCAATGCCGGCATTCTGCGCGATGGCACGTTCCACAAGATGACGTTCGAGAACTGGGATGCCGTTCTCAAGGTGCACCTGTACGGCGGTTACAACGTGCTGCGCGCCGCATGGCCGCACTTTCGCGAGCAGAGCTTCGGCCGCATCGTCGTCGCGACCTCGACCAGCGGCCTGTTCGGCAACTTCGGTCAGGCCAACTACGGCGCCGCGAAGCTTGGGCTCGTCGGTCTGATCAACACGCTGGCCCAGGAGGGCGCCAAGTACAACATCAAGGCCAACGCCGTCGCCCCGATCGCCGCGACCCGCATGACCGAGGACATCCTCCCCAAGGAGGTCTTCGACAAGCTGACGCCCGAGTACGTGGCGCCAGTGGTGGCCTACCTGTGCACCGAGGAGGTGCCCGACACCGATGCCGTCTTCATCGTCGGTGGCGGCAAGGTGCAGCGGACCGCGCTGTTCCAGAACGCGGGCGTCACGTTCTCCGACGGCGTGCCGTCCATCGATGACGTGGCCGCCAAGTGGGGCGAGATCACCGACCTGTCCGCAGCGCAGCAGGCCGCCTTCAAGCTCGGCTGA
- a CDS encoding class I SAM-dependent methyltransferase, producing MSSLRSHDDTWDIATSVGSTAVMVAAARAGETERDAPLIRDPYAKMLVAGAGTGLWEYMLDDSFVAKVAEADVEVATIFEHMGNYQAVRTHFFDDYFTKAAEAGIRQVVILASGLDSRAYRLNWPAGTVVFEIDQPKVLAYKAQTLDENGVKPTADLREVPVDLRFDWPTALREAGFDASAPTAWLAEGLLMYLPADAQDGLFDRITELSAPGSRVAAETVGVHSEERRARMRERFQGIATKFAMADALDVQELMYNDPARANVATWLGEHGWTAASVASDSEMRRLGRWVLTDQTDEDSYSEFVVGTRL from the coding sequence ATGAGTTCACTGCGCAGTCACGACGACACCTGGGATATCGCCACGAGCGTCGGCTCGACCGCGGTCATGGTCGCGGCCGCCCGCGCTGGCGAGACTGAGCGCGACGCCCCGCTGATCCGCGACCCGTACGCCAAGATGCTGGTGGCCGGCGCCGGAACCGGCCTGTGGGAGTACATGCTCGATGACTCGTTTGTGGCCAAGGTCGCTGAGGCCGATGTCGAGGTCGCCACGATCTTCGAGCACATGGGCAACTACCAGGCGGTTCGGACGCACTTCTTCGACGACTACTTCACCAAGGCCGCAGAGGCCGGTATCCGCCAGGTCGTGATCCTCGCCTCGGGTCTGGACTCGAGGGCGTACCGCCTGAACTGGCCCGCGGGCACCGTCGTCTTCGAGATCGACCAGCCCAAGGTGCTGGCCTACAAGGCGCAGACGCTGGACGAGAACGGGGTCAAGCCCACCGCCGACCTGCGCGAGGTGCCGGTCGACCTGCGTTTCGACTGGCCCACCGCACTGCGCGAGGCCGGCTTCGACGCGTCCGCGCCGACGGCCTGGCTGGCCGAGGGGCTCCTGATGTACCTGCCCGCCGACGCCCAGGACGGGCTCTTCGATCGGATCACCGAGTTGAGCGCACCCGGCAGTCGGGTGGCCGCCGAGACGGTCGGCGTGCACTCCGAGGAGCGTCGTGCCCGGATGCGGGAGCGCTTCCAGGGCATCGCCACGAAATTCGCGATGGCCGATGCGCTCGACGTGCAGGAACTGATGTACAACGACCCCGCCCGGGCCAACGTCGCCACGTGGCTGGGTGAGCATGGCTGGACCGCGGCCAGCGTCGCCTCCGACAGCGAGATGCGACGCCTCGGGCGCTGGGTGCTGACCGACCAGACCGACGAGGACTCCTACTCCGAGTTCGTGGTGGGTACCCGCCTCTAG
- a CDS encoding TetR/AcrR family transcriptional regulator — MPYTATRGPGRPPAAKAAETRERIVRAAREVFSELGYDAATFQAIAIRADLTRPAINHYFASKRVLYREVVEKTNEMVVAAGMAKAEVETSLLKRLTAFFSAAMQADSRDRSSAAFLVTSVLESQRHPELSRDEHNSLKASRAFVSWAVTDAITRGELTTDTDVSTLVEMLVAVMWGMGFYAGYVGSHDELGVIVEKLELLLANKLWTLSE, encoded by the coding sequence GTGCCGTATACCGCAACACGGGGTCCAGGACGTCCGCCCGCAGCGAAGGCGGCTGAGACGAGAGAGCGCATCGTGCGAGCCGCTCGGGAGGTTTTCAGCGAACTCGGCTACGATGCCGCGACCTTCCAGGCAATCGCGATCCGCGCCGATCTGACCCGACCAGCGATCAATCATTACTTCGCCAGCAAGCGTGTCTTGTATCGCGAAGTAGTGGAGAAGACAAACGAAATGGTCGTTGCCGCGGGCATGGCTAAGGCGGAGGTCGAGACGTCACTGCTGAAGCGGCTGACGGCGTTCTTCTCGGCTGCGATGCAGGCGGATTCGCGCGACCGGTCGTCTGCGGCGTTCCTGGTGACGTCGGTATTGGAGTCGCAGCGCCACCCCGAGCTGAGCCGCGATGAGCACAACTCGCTCAAGGCCTCCCGGGCGTTCGTCAGCTGGGCGGTCACGGACGCCATCACCCGGGGTGAACTCACCACGGACACCGACGTGTCCACTCTGGTCGAGATGCTGGTCGCGGTGATGTGGGGGATGGGCTTCTACGCCGGTTATGTCGGTAGTCATGACGAGTTGGGCGTGATCGTGGAGAAATTGGAGCTCCTCCTGGCGAACAAGCTCTGGACTTTGTCGGAGTAA
- a CDS encoding pyruvate, phosphate dikinase has protein sequence MGGKAYGLSRIRAAGLPTPPAFTVTVDACKQYFEASDDLMARLWPQIRDGISWLEAESNHTFGRGPIPLLVAVRSGAPASMPGMMDTVLNLGINGEVERILADRCGAPFAENTHRRFQDLFRQVVNPDDGQVPVDPFVQLRSAVTAVFESWNSPRAVSYRRHHGLEGTMAGTSVTVQAMVFGNLDDDSGTGVLFSRNPLTGENAPFGEWLPRGQGEDVVSGKCDPLPLSALAERHPPIHRQLLEAATWLERDGADVQDIEFTVEAGKLYLLQTRAAKRSAQAAVAIAVALQREGLIDIDAALARVTPAQLDTLLTPVIEPSALAHATVVAAGLPACPGVGVGRVVTDGESAEDAFDDGEDVVLARETTSPDDVGGMIAARAVITERGGATSHAAVVSRELHTPCVVGCGKGAFRGLANTDVTVDGATGKVYAGRLALTQPSEDEDPDMAALLDWARERSPIRVHKVGIPEAAGLPVVDHHDRSALTAALASGGGALAAEHPLPVLLLLLERTRTVDQLSGD, from the coding sequence GTGGGCGGGAAGGCATACGGTCTGTCCAGGATCCGCGCCGCGGGACTCCCGACGCCGCCAGCGTTCACCGTGACGGTCGACGCGTGCAAGCAGTACTTCGAGGCAAGCGATGACCTGATGGCCCGACTGTGGCCGCAGATTCGTGACGGCATCTCGTGGTTGGAGGCCGAGTCCAATCACACTTTCGGCCGCGGACCCATTCCACTTCTGGTGGCGGTCCGCAGCGGCGCCCCGGCAAGCATGCCCGGGATGATGGACACGGTGCTGAACCTCGGCATCAATGGCGAGGTCGAACGGATCCTCGCCGACCGGTGCGGCGCGCCGTTCGCCGAGAACACTCATAGGCGATTTCAGGACCTGTTCCGGCAGGTCGTGAACCCGGACGACGGGCAGGTTCCCGTCGATCCGTTCGTGCAGCTGCGCTCCGCGGTCACCGCGGTGTTCGAGTCCTGGAACTCACCGCGCGCGGTGTCCTACCGACGTCATCACGGGCTCGAGGGCACGATGGCGGGCACCTCGGTCACCGTTCAAGCCATGGTGTTCGGCAACCTCGACGACGATTCGGGCACGGGTGTGCTGTTCAGCCGCAACCCGCTGACCGGAGAGAACGCGCCATTCGGCGAGTGGCTGCCCCGTGGTCAAGGCGAGGACGTGGTGAGCGGCAAGTGCGATCCGCTGCCCCTGTCCGCGCTCGCCGAGAGGCATCCCCCAATTCACCGTCAACTTCTCGAGGCGGCGACCTGGCTGGAGAGGGACGGCGCCGATGTCCAGGACATCGAGTTCACCGTCGAGGCCGGCAAGCTCTACCTGTTGCAGACCCGAGCGGCGAAGCGGTCGGCCCAGGCGGCGGTCGCCATCGCGGTGGCGCTGCAGCGGGAGGGGTTGATCGACATCGACGCGGCGCTGGCCCGCGTCACGCCCGCCCAGCTCGACACCCTGCTCACACCGGTCATCGAGCCGTCGGCGCTCGCCCATGCCACGGTGGTGGCCGCCGGACTGCCGGCCTGCCCAGGCGTCGGAGTGGGCCGTGTGGTCACCGATGGCGAGTCGGCCGAGGACGCCTTCGACGATGGCGAGGATGTCGTGCTGGCCCGCGAGACCACAAGCCCCGACGACGTGGGCGGAATGATCGCGGCCCGCGCTGTGATCACCGAACGGGGTGGAGCCACATCGCATGCCGCGGTCGTGAGTCGTGAACTGCACACCCCGTGTGTGGTGGGCTGCGGCAAGGGCGCGTTTCGGGGGCTCGCGAACACTGATGTCACCGTGGACGGGGCGACCGGCAAGGTGTACGCGGGGCGGCTGGCGCTCACCCAGCCGTCGGAGGACGAGGACCCGGACATGGCGGCGCTCCTGGACTGGGCGCGAGAGCGAAGTCCGATTCGGGTGCACAAGGTTGGCATCCCGGAGGCCGCCGGCCTACCGGTGGTGGACCACCACGATCGGTCAGCGTTGACGGCGGCGCTGGCATCTGGAGGCGGTGCGCTGGCGGCGGAGCATCCTCTGCCGGTACTGCTGTTGCTTCTGGAGCGGACACGAACCGTCGATCAGTTGAGCGGAGATTGA
- a CDS encoding FUSC family protein: protein MLNPAGVRHRVQRRLAERDPERDALRRAVRAAIVVPIVAALAFLIGSGSQTPMFAIFGSVALLVIVDFPGNRPARAVAYGGLGFNGAVLITIGSLVAPIPWLAVTLMFVLGVAVTFSGVLSEIVAAGQRSTLLTFVLPVCTPPGPIPDRLLGWAIALAVGVPAALFLFPPRHHDDLRRHAAEVCRTLADRLDGDATDEQLSAAMGALRANFLGADFRPVGLTAGSRALVRVVDDLQWLSDRVTDTSGELLAQMRAPVVRVLRDSALVLTTSPSAGRDVYRADLGAALGEQKAVAQSRYRDDIVEILGEDNNATAIAVGRKLLTRRTISAAVGATGRTIGVAAAADARPVWARVLGRRLPHSGASDRVMGESEALAYLTTGFVATRAVVVRNSVRTGLGLAIAVAITHVFPVEHGFWVVLGAMSVLRSSALTTGTRVVRAVIGTGLGFLLGVVFIELMGVEPAVMWVMLPIVAFGSAYVPEVASFIAGQAMFTMMVLIIFNLIVPTGWSVGLIRVEDVAVGALVGVVVSVLLWPRGATAAVARAVEAARAVGGTYLAAAVHRVTRGASEAANDRVFALGSAAMSASRTLDDAVRQYLSESGGSTDRRAPVIRSANRAIRLRNAAELIADVVPPPLTAYPKVRDILEAHTGAVCERLAGTPVREYAPISDDFVLALRAEATDDALSVSAALPLVTVAAILGELELLYPDPDPDPDPTRRDFGAVRSGGRS from the coding sequence ATGCTGAACCCGGCAGGTGTGCGGCACCGGGTTCAGCGGCGGCTCGCCGAGCGAGATCCCGAGCGCGACGCGCTGCGTCGTGCAGTCCGCGCCGCGATCGTCGTACCCATCGTGGCCGCCCTCGCGTTCCTCATCGGAAGCGGCTCGCAGACACCGATGTTCGCCATCTTCGGTTCTGTCGCACTTCTCGTCATCGTCGACTTCCCGGGGAACCGGCCTGCGCGAGCAGTGGCCTACGGCGGCCTCGGCTTCAACGGCGCCGTCCTCATCACGATCGGCTCGCTGGTGGCGCCGATCCCGTGGCTCGCGGTGACGCTGATGTTCGTGCTCGGAGTGGCGGTGACGTTCTCCGGCGTGCTGTCCGAGATCGTGGCCGCCGGCCAGCGCTCGACGCTGCTGACGTTCGTGCTGCCGGTGTGCACGCCGCCCGGGCCCATCCCCGACCGGCTGCTCGGGTGGGCCATCGCGTTGGCGGTCGGGGTGCCCGCCGCGCTGTTCCTGTTCCCGCCGCGCCATCACGACGACCTGCGCAGGCACGCCGCCGAGGTGTGCCGGACGCTGGCGGATCGCCTCGACGGTGACGCCACAGACGAACAGCTGTCGGCGGCGATGGGAGCGCTGCGCGCCAACTTCCTCGGCGCGGACTTCCGCCCCGTCGGCTTGACCGCGGGCAGTCGCGCGCTGGTCCGCGTCGTCGACGACCTGCAGTGGCTGTCCGACCGCGTCACCGACACCAGCGGCGAGCTGTTGGCGCAGATGCGCGCCCCGGTGGTGCGGGTGCTGCGCGACTCGGCGCTGGTGCTCACGACGTCGCCGTCGGCGGGTCGCGACGTCTACCGCGCCGACCTCGGGGCCGCCCTTGGCGAGCAGAAGGCCGTCGCGCAGAGCCGCTACCGCGACGACATCGTCGAGATCCTCGGCGAGGACAACAACGCAACCGCCATCGCAGTGGGCCGAAAGCTGCTGACACGGCGCACGATATCGGCGGCCGTCGGCGCGACGGGACGGACCATCGGCGTCGCCGCGGCGGCCGACGCCAGGCCGGTGTGGGCACGCGTGCTGGGACGTCGGCTCCCCCACTCCGGTGCGAGCGACCGAGTGATGGGGGAGTCCGAGGCGCTGGCGTATCTGACCACCGGCTTCGTCGCCACCCGCGCGGTGGTGGTGCGCAACAGCGTCCGCACCGGACTCGGACTGGCGATCGCGGTCGCCATCACGCATGTGTTCCCCGTCGAGCACGGCTTCTGGGTGGTGCTCGGCGCGATGTCGGTGCTGCGCAGCAGCGCGTTGACGACGGGCACGCGGGTGGTCCGCGCGGTGATCGGTACCGGGCTCGGCTTCCTACTGGGGGTGGTGTTCATCGAGTTGATGGGCGTCGAGCCGGCGGTGATGTGGGTGATGCTGCCGATCGTGGCGTTCGGCTCGGCCTACGTGCCGGAGGTCGCGTCGTTCATCGCCGGCCAGGCGATGTTCACGATGATGGTGCTGATCATCTTCAACCTCATCGTCCCGACAGGGTGGAGCGTCGGTCTGATCCGCGTCGAGGACGTGGCGGTCGGCGCACTCGTCGGGGTGGTGGTGTCGGTGCTGCTGTGGCCGCGCGGTGCGACGGCGGCGGTCGCGCGGGCGGTGGAGGCGGCGCGCGCCGTCGGCGGCACCTACCTGGCCGCGGCAGTGCACCGCGTCACCCGCGGCGCCTCGGAGGCCGCCAACGACCGCGTCTTCGCGCTGGGCTCGGCCGCGATGTCGGCGTCGCGGACCCTCGATGACGCCGTGCGCCAGTACCTCTCGGAGAGCGGCGGCTCCACCGACCGGCGCGCACCGGTGATCCGGTCGGCCAACCGGGCGATCAGGCTGCGCAACGCCGCGGAGCTCATCGCCGACGTGGTGCCGCCGCCGCTGACGGCCTACCCGAAGGTCCGCGACATCCTCGAGGCCCACACCGGCGCGGTGTGTGAGCGCCTCGCCGGGACACCCGTGCGGGAGTACGCGCCAATCAGCGACGACTTCGTCCTGGCGCTGCGCGCCGAGGCGACCGATGACGCACTGTCGGTGTCGGCGGCGCTACCCCTGGTCACCGTCGCGGCGATTCTCGGCGAACTCGAGCTGCTCTACCCCGACCCCGACCCCGACCCCGACCCCACCCGCCGCGATTTCGGCGCGGTTAGGAGCGGTGGCCGCTCCTAA
- a CDS encoding haloacid dehalogenase type II, whose protein sequence is MMRRPRALAFDVFGTVVDWRTSVIRELTSFGESHGLEQDWAQFADDWRAGYPTAMDRVRTGDLPWLKIDALHRLILDDLLERAGVDSIPEPEVDELNRAWHRLDPWPDSVAGLTLLKRSATITTLSNGNVSLLTNMAKRAGLPWDCVISAELFHHYKPDPEAYLGCADLLDVAPSELALVAAHPSDLRAARDAGLMTAYVARPLERGPGRRPPKVQDGEFDLVADDFVDLARQVDALSP, encoded by the coding sequence ATGATGCGGCGGCCGCGGGCGTTGGCGTTCGACGTCTTCGGCACCGTGGTCGACTGGCGAACCAGTGTCATCCGAGAACTGACCAGTTTTGGCGAAAGCCATGGGCTGGAACAGGACTGGGCGCAGTTCGCCGATGACTGGCGCGCCGGTTACCCGACCGCGATGGACCGCGTGCGCACCGGCGATCTGCCGTGGTTGAAGATCGACGCACTGCACAGGCTGATCCTGGATGACCTGCTCGAACGCGCCGGGGTCGACTCGATTCCCGAACCAGAGGTCGACGAACTCAACCGTGCGTGGCACCGGCTCGATCCCTGGCCGGACTCGGTTGCGGGCCTAACGCTCCTCAAGCGATCGGCGACCATCACGACGCTGTCGAACGGGAACGTATCGCTGCTGACGAACATGGCTAAGCGCGCGGGCCTGCCGTGGGACTGCGTGATCTCCGCCGAGCTGTTCCACCACTACAAGCCAGACCCAGAGGCATATCTAGGCTGTGCGGATCTGCTCGACGTCGCGCCGAGTGAACTCGCCCTGGTCGCCGCGCACCCCAGCGACCTGCGGGCTGCCCGCGACGCGGGTCTGATGACGGCTTATGTCGCACGGCCGCTTGAACGCGGGCCTGGGCGCAGGCCACCGAAGGTGCAGGACGGCGAGTTCGACTTGGTCGCCGACGACTTCGTTGACTTGGCCCGGCAGGTCGACGCGCTGAGCCCCTAA
- a CDS encoding TetR/AcrR family transcriptional regulator, with translation MGGTMSRESYLETGLDVLSDRGYGGLKLAEVCNRLGVTTGSFYHYFSSWSAYGQELIAHWAHNRTTGLAAVIDAEPDPRRRVDVLVKEALVLSHGAEAAIRVWGSIDPAVSKLQSEVDQQRFDVLADAAVEILQNDHQAQVFATAALYLLIGCEQSTLPRVPADLKWIAEQLLNMLDTGAFSTVTDVN, from the coding sequence ATGGGGGGAACCATGTCACGAGAGTCATACCTGGAGACAGGCCTGGACGTGCTGTCCGATCGGGGATACGGCGGCTTGAAGCTCGCCGAGGTGTGCAACCGCCTCGGCGTCACGACCGGCTCCTTCTATCACTACTTCAGCAGTTGGTCGGCCTACGGCCAGGAACTGATCGCGCACTGGGCGCACAACCGCACGACAGGCCTCGCCGCGGTCATCGATGCCGAACCCGACCCGAGGCGCCGCGTCGACGTGCTGGTCAAGGAGGCGCTCGTGCTGTCTCACGGCGCTGAGGCGGCGATCCGGGTCTGGGGTTCCATCGATCCAGCGGTGTCCAAGCTGCAGTCCGAGGTGGACCAGCAGCGTTTCGACGTCCTGGCCGATGCCGCCGTTGAGATCCTGCAGAACGACCACCAGGCACAGGTGTTCGCGACAGCTGCCCTGTATCTCCTGATCGGCTGCGAGCAGTCCACCCTGCCGAGGGTTCCCGCCGACCTCAAGTGGATCGCCGAGCAGTTACTCAACATGCTGGACACCGGCGCCTTCAGCACCGTGACCGACGTGAACTGA
- a CDS encoding DUF456 domain-containing protein, translating to MDALGLTLVAVAIAIGIVGVVIPFLPGTLLVFAAIAVWAFVEQTTAAWVTLAVVAVILGATLLAKYLWPARRMRNADVGTWSLVAGGVLGIIGFFVVPVLGLVLGFVLGIYLAELAKRRDQRRAWASTVHAIKGVALSVGVELTGALLATVVWVVGVLQA from the coding sequence ATGGACGCCCTCGGACTGACCCTCGTGGCGGTTGCCATCGCGATCGGCATCGTGGGCGTCGTCATCCCGTTCCTGCCCGGCACGCTGCTGGTGTTCGCGGCGATCGCGGTGTGGGCGTTCGTGGAGCAGACGACCGCGGCGTGGGTGACGTTGGCGGTGGTGGCCGTGATCCTTGGTGCCACGCTGCTGGCGAAGTACCTGTGGCCGGCGCGGCGGATGCGGAACGCCGACGTGGGCACGTGGAGCCTGGTCGCGGGAGGCGTTCTCGGCATTATCGGGTTCTTCGTGGTGCCCGTGCTGGGCTTGGTGCTGGGGTTCGTCCTGGGCATCTATCTGGCGGAGCTGGCCAAGCGGCGCGATCAACGCAGGGCGTGGGCCTCGACGGTGCACGCGATCAAGGGTGTTGCGCTGTCGGTGGGTGTCGAGCTGACCGGCGCGCTGCTGGCGACGGTGGTGTGGGTGGTCGGGGTTCTGCAGGCTTAG
- a CDS encoding aldehyde dehydrogenase family protein yields MTTESTDVTASTSSAATTFDIPGVVARVRKTFATGRTRDIEWRKQQLRALERLVTENESAIADALAQDLGRKPFEAWLADIASTAGEAADAAKNVGKWAKRKHRLLEKAQLPGRAWIEYEPFGTVLVIGAWNFPFALTLGPAIGAIAAGNAVVLKPSEVSPASSALMAELVPKYMDRDAIAVVEGDGAVSQELIAQGFDKLCFTGGTEIGRKVYESAAAHLTPVTLELGGKSPVIVAADADIDVAAKRIAWTKLINSGQICIAPDYVLADASIRDQLVDKIRDAVEKFEAGDPSGKRIVNQRHFDRLVASLAATKGKVAVGGGSDAAAMKIQPTVVVDPDLDEPLMRDEIFGPILPIVTVKSLDEAIDFVNSRPKPLAAYLFTKAKSVRERVIKEVSAGGMLVNHLLFQFSTTKLPFGGVGPSGMGAYHGRFGFEEFSHRKSVLTKPTRPDLTAMIYPPYTDKAWKLARKLF; encoded by the coding sequence ATGACCACAGAATCCACCGACGTCACCGCGTCAACCAGCTCGGCAGCGACGACATTCGATATCCCCGGCGTCGTCGCCCGGGTCCGCAAGACGTTCGCCACCGGCCGTACCCGGGACATCGAATGGCGCAAGCAGCAGTTGCGCGCCCTCGAGCGACTCGTCACCGAGAACGAGTCCGCCATCGCCGACGCGCTCGCCCAAGACCTCGGTCGCAAGCCGTTCGAGGCGTGGCTCGCCGACATCGCCAGCACTGCCGGTGAGGCGGCCGACGCCGCCAAGAATGTCGGCAAGTGGGCCAAGCGCAAGCACCGGCTGCTGGAGAAGGCGCAGCTGCCGGGCCGCGCTTGGATCGAGTACGAGCCGTTCGGCACGGTGCTCGTCATCGGCGCCTGGAACTTCCCGTTCGCGCTGACGCTGGGGCCCGCGATTGGTGCGATCGCCGCCGGAAATGCGGTGGTGCTCAAGCCCTCTGAGGTATCACCGGCGTCGTCGGCGCTGATGGCCGAGCTGGTGCCGAAGTACATGGACCGCGATGCGATCGCCGTGGTCGAGGGCGACGGCGCGGTCAGCCAGGAACTCATCGCACAGGGCTTCGACAAGTTGTGCTTCACCGGTGGCACCGAGATCGGCCGGAAGGTCTACGAGAGCGCGGCCGCGCACCTGACCCCCGTCACCCTCGAGCTGGGCGGCAAGAGCCCGGTGATCGTGGCCGCCGATGCCGATATCGACGTCGCAGCCAAGCGCATCGCGTGGACCAAGCTGATCAACTCCGGGCAGATCTGCATCGCGCCCGACTACGTCCTGGCCGACGCCTCGATCCGTGACCAGCTCGTCGACAAGATCCGCGACGCGGTTGAGAAGTTCGAGGCCGGCGACCCGTCCGGTAAGCGCATCGTGAACCAGCGGCACTTCGATCGGCTGGTCGCCTCACTGGCCGCCACCAAGGGAAAGGTCGCGGTCGGCGGTGGATCCGACGCTGCCGCGATGAAGATCCAGCCCACGGTGGTCGTCGACCCGGATCTGGACGAGCCGTTGATGCGCGACGAGATATTCGGACCGATTCTGCCGATCGTCACGGTCAAATCCCTGGACGAGGCAATCGATTTCGTGAACTCGCGGCCCAAACCGCTGGCCGCGTACCTGTTCACCAAGGCCAAGAGCGTGCGTGAGCGGGTCATCAAGGAGGTGTCGGCCGGCGGCATGCTGGTCAACCACCTGCTGTTCCAGTTCTCCACCACCAAACTGCCGTTCGGCGGTGTCGGCCCGTCGGGTATGGGTGCCTATCACGGCAGGTTCGGCTTCGAGGAGTTCAGTCACCGCAAGTCGGTGCTGACCAAGCCAACCCGACCCGACTTAACCGCGATGATCTACCCGCCGTATACAGATAAGGCGTGGAAGCTGGCCCGAAAGCTGTTCTAG